A portion of the Streptomyces sp. NBC_01335 genome contains these proteins:
- a CDS encoding cytochrome ubiquinol oxidase subunit I yields MELALAPETMARWQFGITTVYHFLFVPMTISLAALTAGLQTAWVRTNKEKYLKATKFWGKLFLINIAMGVVTGIVQEFQFGMNWSDYSRFVGDVFGAPLAFEALIAFFFESTFIGLWIFGWDKLPRKIHLACIWMVSLGTILSAYFILAANSWMQHPVGYRMNEKRGRAELTDFWQVLTQNTALAQFFHTITAAFLVGGAFMVGIAAFHLARKKHIPVMRTSLRLGLVTVVVAGLLTSISGDVLGKVMFKQQPMKMAAAEALWEGQEGAPFSIFAVGDVSEGRNDVEISVPGVLSFLADDTFTSYIPGINELNQQMQEKYGPGDYRPNIPVAFWGFRWMIGFGMASFGLGILGLWLTRKKFMLPPGMRTGDDEVPHLVLFKNKALSPKLTKLYWMVALWTLLFPLIANSWGWIFTETGRQPWVVFGVLKTKDAVSPGVSQGEVIASLIAFTLIYAILAVVEVKLLVKYIKAGPPELSEDDLNPPATIGGHDAADADRPMAFSY; encoded by the coding sequence GTGGAACTTGCTCTGGCGCCCGAGACGATGGCGCGCTGGCAGTTCGGCATTACGACCGTCTACCACTTCCTCTTCGTCCCCATGACGATCTCCCTCGCCGCACTGACGGCGGGGCTGCAGACGGCATGGGTCCGGACCAACAAGGAGAAGTACCTCAAGGCCACCAAGTTCTGGGGCAAGCTCTTCCTGATCAACATCGCCATGGGCGTCGTCACCGGCATCGTCCAGGAGTTCCAGTTCGGCATGAACTGGTCCGACTACTCGCGGTTCGTCGGTGACGTCTTCGGTGCGCCGCTCGCCTTCGAGGCGCTGATCGCCTTCTTCTTCGAGTCCACCTTCATCGGGCTATGGATCTTCGGCTGGGACAAGCTGCCCCGGAAGATCCACCTGGCCTGCATCTGGATGGTCTCGCTCGGCACGATCCTCTCCGCGTACTTCATCCTGGCGGCCAACTCCTGGATGCAGCACCCGGTCGGCTACCGCATGAACGAGAAGCGCGGTCGCGCCGAACTCACCGACTTCTGGCAGGTGCTGACACAGAACACCGCGCTCGCCCAGTTCTTCCACACCATCACGGCCGCCTTCCTCGTCGGCGGCGCCTTCATGGTCGGGATCGCCGCCTTCCACCTGGCGCGGAAGAAGCACATCCCGGTCATGCGGACCTCGCTGCGGCTGGGGCTCGTCACCGTGGTCGTCGCCGGTCTGCTGACCTCCATCAGCGGTGACGTGCTCGGCAAGGTGATGTTCAAGCAGCAGCCGATGAAGATGGCCGCGGCCGAGGCGCTCTGGGAGGGGCAGGAAGGCGCGCCGTTCTCGATCTTCGCGGTGGGCGACGTCTCCGAGGGCCGCAACGACGTGGAGATCTCGGTCCCCGGAGTGCTCTCCTTCCTGGCGGACGACACCTTCACCTCGTACATCCCGGGCATCAACGAGCTGAACCAGCAGATGCAGGAGAAGTACGGGCCCGGGGACTACCGGCCCAACATCCCGGTCGCCTTCTGGGGCTTCCGCTGGATGATCGGCTTCGGGATGGCCTCCTTCGGCCTCGGCATCCTCGGACTCTGGCTGACCCGGAAGAAGTTCATGCTGCCGCCGGGGATGCGGACCGGCGACGACGAGGTGCCGCATCTGGTCCTCTTCAAGAACAAGGCCCTCAGCCCGAAGCTCACCAAGCTGTACTGGATGGTCGCGCTCTGGACCCTGCTCTTCCCGCTGATCGCCAACTCCTGGGGCTGGATCTTCACCGAGACCGGGCGGCAGCCCTGGGTCGTCTTCGGGGTCCTCAAGACCAAGGACGCCGTCTCCCCCGGGGTCTCGCAGGGCGAGGTCATCGCCTCCCTGATCGCCTTCACCCTGATCTACGCGATCCTCGCGGTGGTCGAGGTCAAGCTGCTCGTGAAGTACATCAAGGCCGGCCCTCCGGAGCTCAGTGAGGACGACCTCAACCCGCCCGCCACGATCGGCGGCCACGACGCCGCCGACGCCGACCGGCCGATGGCCTTCTCGTACTGA
- a CDS encoding LacI family DNA-binding transcriptional regulator, with protein sequence MTAAGKHQVSRTETPRRSGRPGRAGIRDVAAAAGVSITTVSDALNGKGRLPDATRRHVREVAERLGYRPSAAARTLRTGKSGLIGLTVTTYGDEPFTFTEFAYFAEMARAATSAALARGYALVILPATSRHDVWSNVALDGTVVIDPSDQDPVVTELVRQGLPVVSDGRPAGSLPVTAWVDNDHRAAVLDLLDHLAAAGARRIGLLTGTTTDTYTRLSTTAYLHWCERVGQDPVYESYPAHDPCAGAVAADRLLARPDRPDAVYGLFDPNGTDLLAAARRYGLRVPDDLLLVCCSESTVYATTEPPITTLSLKPRRIGTAVVQLLIDAIEGVEHDGPVEQVIPTELIVRTSSQRRPPRTTVSAPRSPSRD encoded by the coding sequence ATGACAGCAGCAGGGAAGCACCAGGTGAGCCGGACGGAGACCCCCCGGCGCAGCGGCCGGCCAGGACGCGCGGGTATTCGCGACGTGGCCGCCGCCGCGGGGGTCTCGATCACGACCGTCTCCGACGCGCTCAACGGCAAGGGCAGGCTCCCGGACGCCACCCGCCGCCACGTCCGCGAGGTCGCAGAACGCCTGGGCTACCGCCCCTCGGCCGCGGCCCGCACGCTCCGGACGGGCAAGTCGGGCCTGATCGGCCTGACCGTGACCACGTACGGGGATGAACCTTTCACCTTCACCGAGTTCGCGTACTTCGCGGAGATGGCGAGGGCCGCCACCTCGGCCGCGCTCGCCCGGGGGTACGCCCTCGTGATCCTGCCCGCCACCTCGCGCCACGACGTCTGGTCCAACGTGGCCCTGGACGGGACCGTGGTGATCGACCCCTCGGACCAGGACCCGGTGGTCACCGAACTCGTCCGCCAGGGCCTGCCGGTGGTCTCCGACGGACGGCCCGCCGGATCGCTCCCGGTCACCGCCTGGGTCGACAACGACCACCGCGCGGCCGTGCTCGACCTCCTCGACCACCTCGCCGCGGCCGGCGCCCGCCGGATCGGGCTGCTCACCGGCACCACGACCGACACGTACACCCGGCTCTCCACCACCGCGTACCTGCACTGGTGCGAGCGCGTGGGCCAGGACCCGGTGTACGAGTCCTATCCGGCCCACGACCCGTGCGCCGGAGCGGTAGCCGCCGACCGCCTGCTCGCCCGCCCCGACCGGCCGGACGCCGTCTACGGCCTCTTCGACCCCAACGGCACCGACCTGCTGGCGGCGGCGCGCCGGTACGGCCTGCGCGTCCCCGACGACCTGCTGCTGGTCTGCTGCAGCGAGTCCACGGTCTACGCCACCACCGAGCCGCCCATCACCACGCTCTCGCTGAAGCCGCGCCGCATCGGCACCGCGGTGGTGCAGCTCCTCATCGACGCGATCGAGGGCGTCGAACACGACGGTCCGGTCGAGCAGGTGATACCGACCGAGCTCATCGTCCGGACCTCCTCGCAGCGCCGGCCACCCCGCACGACGGTCAGCGCGCCACGCTCTCCGAGCAGGGACTGA
- the cydB gene encoding cytochrome d ubiquinol oxidase subunit II, whose product MELHDVWFVLIAVLWTGYFFLEGFDFGIGVLTKVLARDRKERRVLINTIGPVWDGNEVWLLSAGGATFAAFPDWYATLFSGFYLPLLVILLCLILRGVAFEYRAKRPEERWQTNWEHAIFWTSLIPAVLWGVAFGNIVRGVKIDAHMEYVGGFWDLLNPFALLGGAVTLTLFTFHGAVFAALKTVGEIRVRARAFALRLGFLTAVLALGFLIWTQARTGDGWSLLATVVAVLALAGAIAAIAAGREGWSFALSGLTITAAVAMLFLALFPDVMPSSLNSAWSLTVTNASSTPYTLTIMTWCAGIATPLVLLYQSWTYWVFRKRIGTQHIADAH is encoded by the coding sequence ATGGAACTCCACGACGTCTGGTTCGTCCTCATCGCCGTCCTCTGGACCGGCTACTTCTTCCTGGAGGGCTTCGACTTCGGCATCGGGGTCCTGACCAAGGTGCTGGCCCGCGACCGCAAGGAGCGGCGGGTCCTGATCAACACGATCGGGCCCGTCTGGGACGGCAACGAGGTCTGGCTGCTCAGCGCCGGAGGGGCCACCTTCGCGGCCTTCCCCGACTGGTACGCCACCCTCTTCTCCGGCTTCTACCTGCCGCTGCTGGTCATCCTGCTCTGCCTGATCCTGCGAGGCGTCGCCTTCGAGTACCGGGCGAAGCGGCCGGAGGAGCGCTGGCAGACCAACTGGGAACACGCGATCTTCTGGACCTCGTTGATCCCCGCCGTCCTCTGGGGCGTGGCCTTCGGCAACATCGTGCGCGGCGTCAAGATCGACGCGCACATGGAGTACGTGGGCGGGTTCTGGGACCTCCTCAATCCGTTCGCGCTGCTCGGCGGGGCGGTGACGCTCACCCTCTTCACCTTCCACGGCGCGGTGTTCGCGGCGCTGAAGACGGTCGGGGAGATCCGCGTACGGGCCCGGGCGTTCGCCCTGCGGCTGGGGTTCCTCACCGCCGTCCTGGCGCTGGGCTTCCTGATCTGGACGCAGGCGCGTACCGGTGACGGCTGGTCGCTGCTCGCCACGGTCGTGGCCGTCCTGGCCCTGGCCGGCGCGATCGCGGCCATCGCGGCGGGGCGTGAGGGCTGGTCGTTCGCGCTCTCGGGCCTCACCATCACCGCCGCCGTGGCGATGCTCTTCCTGGCGCTCTTCCCGGACGTCATGCCGTCCTCGCTGAACAGCGCGTGGAGCCTCACCGTCACCAACGCCTCGTCCACGCCCTACACACTCACGATCATGACCTGGTGCGCGGGGATCGCCACGCCCCTGGTCCTGCTCTACCAGAGCTGGACGTACTGGGTGTTCCGCAAGCGCATAGGCACCCAGCACATCGCCGACGCGCACTGA
- a CDS encoding metallophosphoesterase has protein sequence MVEGSMTQGAGQEPVVRTATLRDFRVPPYARTPVPGAEPHPEGALAHPGDVQPGNALPDGFAHPGNALPDGGVPEGYTPTERDLPVITPAGVPVVAPVPDTGPGGADGPGPLYVVGDVHGYLDELKAALADQGLIDVNGNWSAGNARLWFLGDFTDRGPDGIGVIDLVMQLSAEAAAAGGYCKALMGNHELLLIGAKRFADTPVNSGAGTATFQAAWLLNGGQKHDMDRLRDVHLQWMSRLDAVVEEDGHLLMHSDTTAYLDYGATIEDVNDTVHAILTRNDADECWDLFRKLTKRFAFRDDGGAQAVRELMAAYGGRRVVHGHSPIPYLLGEVGSEDGENNAGPVVLGPHVYADGLAIAMDGGVTMAGRLLVAQLPLHD, from the coding sequence GTGGTGGAGGGGTCGATGACTCAGGGGGCCGGTCAGGAACCCGTGGTGCGTACGGCGACGTTGCGCGACTTCCGCGTACCGCCGTACGCGCGAACGCCCGTGCCCGGGGCGGAGCCGCATCCGGAGGGTGCGCTCGCGCACCCCGGCGACGTACAACCCGGCAACGCGCTGCCCGACGGCTTCGCGCACCCCGGCAACGCGCTGCCCGACGGCGGCGTGCCGGAGGGCTACACGCCGACCGAGCGCGATCTGCCCGTGATCACCCCGGCCGGGGTGCCCGTCGTGGCCCCCGTACCGGACACGGGCCCCGGCGGGGCGGACGGGCCGGGCCCGCTCTACGTCGTCGGCGACGTGCACGGCTACCTCGACGAACTGAAGGCCGCCCTCGCCGACCAGGGCCTCATCGACGTCAACGGCAACTGGTCGGCGGGCAACGCCCGGCTCTGGTTCCTCGGCGACTTCACGGACCGGGGCCCCGACGGCATCGGGGTCATCGATCTGGTCATGCAGCTCTCGGCCGAGGCCGCCGCCGCGGGCGGCTACTGCAAGGCGCTGATGGGCAACCACGAGCTGCTGCTCATCGGCGCGAAGCGGTTCGCGGACACCCCGGTGAACTCCGGCGCGGGCACCGCCACCTTCCAGGCCGCCTGGCTGCTCAACGGCGGCCAGAAGCACGACATGGATCGGCTGCGCGACGTCCACCTCCAGTGGATGTCCCGGCTGGACGCGGTCGTGGAGGAGGACGGGCATCTGCTGATGCACTCCGACACGACGGCCTACCTCGACTACGGGGCGACCATCGAGGACGTCAACGACACGGTCCACGCCATCCTCACCCGTAACGACGCGGACGAGTGCTGGGACCTGTTCCGCAAGCTCACCAAGCGGTTCGCGTTCCGGGACGACGGCGGCGCGCAGGCGGTACGCGAGCTGATGGCCGCGTACGGCGGCCGGCGGGTCGTCCACGGCCACAGCCCCATTCCGTACCTCCTGGGCGAGGTCGGGTCGGAGGACGGCGAGAACAACGCCGGTCCGGTGGTGCTCGGACCGCACGTGTACGCGGACGGGCTGGCCATCGCCATGGACGGCGGCGTGACCATGGCCGGAAGGCTACTGGTCGCCCAACTCCCCCTGCATGACTGA
- the cydD gene encoding thiol reductant ABC exporter subunit CydD — protein MKPIDPRLFRYARATRFFLVAVVALGAVGAALVIAQAMLVAEIVVGGFEDGLSVSGLRTPLILLAVVAAGRALVAWLTELAAYRASAAVKSELRGRLLERAAQLGPGWLDGQRTGSLVALATRGVDALDDYFSRYLPQLGLAVVVPVAVLARIVTEDWVSAAIIVVTLPLIPAFMALIGWATQSRMDRQWRLLSRLSGHFLDVVAGLPTLKVFGRAKAQAESIRKITSEYRLATVRTLRIAFLSSFALELLATLSVALVAVTIGMRLVHGELDLYIGLLVLILAPEAYLPIRQVGAQFHAAAEGLSAAEEIFAVLETELPAVGTADVPESLRIELAGVTVRHPGRTEASPAGASLVVAPGETVALVGPSGAGKSTLLDVVLGFREPDEGTVRVGGVDLATLSPERWRERIAWVPQRPVLFAGTVAENVRLARPDADDAAVTAALRDAGAHGFVTALPEGERTLLGEDGAGLSAGQRQRLALARAFLADRPVLLLDEPTASLDGGTEAGIVDAVRRLAEGRTVLLVAHRPALLPLADRVVTLEPAAAGPETGRAEAPRRAVPDPVRPPAPAPASASAPATEAPVALRETAARTGKVLARIREAAGARRGRLALALLLGSLALGSSVGLMAVSGWLISRASEQPPVLYLMVAVTATRAFGISRAFFRYAERLVSHDTVLQLLAELRVAVYRGLERVAPAGLRTTRRGDLLTRLVADVDELQDYWLRWLLPAGTAVVVGAASAGFLGMLLPGAGVVLAVGLLLAGVGVPLVSGAIARRAERRLAPARADLAVRVTDLLGGTAELTVAGALPSRTARVRAADGVLTRIAARAASATALGGGLSSLLCGLTVVASSLVALPAVASGRLGSLELAVVLLTPLAAFEAVNGLPLAVQYRRRARRSAERVYEVLDAPVPVREPADPAPAPATPFPLEVRGLTARYPGADRPALDAVDLTLEQGRRIAVVGPSGSGKTTLAQVLLRFLDAESGTYRLGGTDAPALDGDTVRTYVGLCAQDAHVFDSSVRENLRLARTDATEEDLRDALAGARLLDWTDSLPDGLDTLVGEHGARLSGGQRQRLALARALLADFPVLVLDEPAEHLDIATADALTEDLLDLTRGRTTVLITHRLAGLDAVDEIVVLDGGRVVQRGGYAELAAADGPLRRMLEREREADLRAVRPPEPARMARV, from the coding sequence GTGAAACCGATCGATCCGCGTCTCTTCCGGTACGCCCGGGCCACCCGCTTCTTCCTCGTCGCCGTGGTGGCCCTGGGCGCCGTGGGTGCGGCGCTGGTCATCGCTCAGGCGATGCTGGTCGCCGAGATCGTGGTCGGCGGGTTCGAGGACGGGCTGAGCGTCTCCGGTCTCCGTACGCCCCTGATCCTGCTGGCCGTCGTCGCGGCGGGCCGGGCGCTGGTCGCCTGGCTCACCGAGCTGGCGGCGTACCGGGCGAGTGCGGCGGTCAAGTCCGAGCTGCGCGGCCGGCTTCTGGAGCGGGCCGCGCAGCTCGGTCCCGGATGGCTGGACGGACAGCGCACGGGATCGCTCGTCGCCCTCGCCACCCGGGGGGTCGACGCGCTCGACGACTACTTCTCGCGCTATCTCCCGCAGCTCGGCCTCGCGGTGGTGGTACCCGTCGCCGTCCTCGCGCGCATCGTCACCGAGGACTGGGTGTCGGCCGCGATCATCGTGGTCACGCTGCCGCTCATCCCCGCCTTCATGGCGCTGATCGGCTGGGCCACCCAGTCCCGGATGGACCGCCAGTGGCGGCTGCTCTCGCGCCTCTCCGGCCACTTCCTGGACGTGGTCGCCGGGCTGCCCACGCTCAAGGTCTTCGGCCGGGCCAAGGCCCAGGCCGAGTCGATCCGGAAGATCACCTCGGAGTACCGGCTGGCGACGGTACGGACTCTGCGGATCGCGTTCCTCTCCTCCTTCGCGCTGGAGCTGCTGGCGACCCTCTCGGTGGCGCTGGTCGCCGTCACCATCGGCATGCGCCTGGTCCACGGCGAACTCGATCTGTACATCGGCCTGCTGGTGCTGATCCTCGCCCCCGAGGCGTATCTGCCGATCCGCCAGGTCGGCGCGCAGTTCCACGCGGCGGCGGAAGGGCTGTCGGCCGCCGAGGAGATCTTCGCGGTGCTGGAGACCGAGCTCCCGGCGGTCGGTACGGCGGACGTGCCGGAGTCGCTCCGCATCGAGCTGGCCGGGGTGACCGTCCGGCACCCGGGCCGGACCGAGGCCTCCCCGGCCGGTGCCTCGCTGGTGGTCGCGCCGGGGGAGACCGTCGCCCTGGTCGGCCCGAGCGGGGCCGGCAAGTCCACGCTGCTCGACGTGGTCCTCGGGTTCAGGGAGCCGGACGAGGGGACCGTACGGGTCGGGGGCGTGGACCTCGCCACCCTCTCCCCCGAACGCTGGCGCGAGCGCATCGCCTGGGTCCCGCAGCGCCCGGTCCTCTTCGCCGGAACCGTCGCGGAGAACGTGCGCCTCGCCCGGCCGGACGCCGACGACGCCGCCGTGACCGCCGCCCTGCGGGACGCGGGCGCCCACGGGTTCGTCACCGCACTGCCGGAGGGGGAGCGGACCCTCCTCGGCGAGGACGGCGCCGGGCTCTCCGCCGGGCAGCGCCAGCGTCTCGCCCTGGCCCGCGCCTTCCTCGCCGACCGGCCGGTGCTACTGCTCGACGAGCCGACCGCGAGCCTGGACGGCGGTACGGAGGCGGGCATCGTGGACGCCGTACGGCGGCTGGCCGAGGGCCGTACCGTCCTGCTGGTCGCCCACCGTCCCGCACTGCTGCCGCTGGCCGACCGGGTCGTGACGCTGGAACCGGCCGCGGCCGGACCGGAGACCGGGCGGGCGGAGGCACCCCGACGGGCCGTTCCGGACCCCGTACGCCCGCCCGCCCCCGCCCCGGCCTCCGCCTCAGCCCCGGCGACGGAGGCCCCCGTGGCGCTCCGGGAGACCGCCGCCCGTACGGGCAAGGTGCTCGCCCGGATCCGCGAGGCGGCGGGCGCCCGGCGCGGGCGCCTCGCCCTCGCCCTGCTGCTGGGCAGCCTCGCGCTGGGCTCCTCGGTGGGGCTGATGGCGGTCTCCGGCTGGCTGATCTCCCGCGCCTCCGAACAGCCCCCGGTCCTCTACCTGATGGTCGCCGTCACGGCGACCCGCGCCTTCGGCATCAGCCGGGCCTTCTTCCGCTACGCCGAACGCCTCGTCTCGCACGACACCGTGCTCCAGCTCCTCGCCGAACTGCGCGTCGCCGTCTACCGGGGTCTTGAGCGCGTCGCGCCCGCCGGACTGCGCACCACCCGGCGGGGCGACCTGCTCACCCGGCTGGTGGCGGACGTCGACGAGCTCCAGGACTACTGGCTCCGCTGGCTGCTCCCCGCCGGTACCGCCGTGGTCGTCGGCGCGGCCTCCGCCGGATTCCTCGGGATGCTCCTCCCGGGGGCGGGCGTGGTCCTCGCCGTGGGTCTGCTCCTCGCCGGAGTGGGCGTGCCGCTGGTCAGCGGTGCGATCGCCCGCCGGGCGGAACGCCGGCTGGCCCCGGCCCGTGCCGACCTCGCCGTCCGGGTCACCGACCTCCTCGGCGGCACCGCCGAACTGACCGTCGCCGGTGCCCTGCCCTCGCGTACCGCGCGGGTGCGGGCGGCGGACGGGGTCCTCACCCGGATCGCCGCCCGCGCCGCCTCCGCCACGGCCCTGGGCGGCGGCCTCTCCTCGCTCCTCTGCGGGCTGACCGTGGTCGCCTCCTCGCTGGTGGCGCTGCCCGCCGTGGCGAGCGGCCGGCTCGGCAGCCTGGAGCTCGCGGTCGTCCTGCTCACCCCGCTCGCCGCCTTCGAGGCCGTGAACGGGCTGCCGCTCGCCGTGCAGTACCGCCGACGCGCCCGCCGGAGCGCGGAGCGGGTGTACGAGGTGCTGGACGCCCCCGTACCGGTACGCGAACCCGCCGACCCCGCCCCGGCCCCCGCCACCCCGTTCCCGCTGGAGGTAAGGGGCCTGACGGCCCGCTACCCGGGCGCGGACCGGCCCGCCCTGGACGCGGTCGACCTGACTCTGGAGCAGGGACGCCGGATCGCGGTCGTGGGCCCGTCCGGCTCCGGCAAGACCACCCTCGCGCAGGTCCTGCTCCGCTTCCTGGACGCGGAGAGCGGCACCTACCGGCTCGGCGGCACGGACGCCCCGGCGCTCGACGGCGACACGGTCCGTACGTACGTCGGGCTCTGCGCCCAGGACGCGCACGTCTTCGACAGCTCGGTGCGGGAGAACCTGCGGCTCGCCCGCACCGACGCCACCGAGGAGGACCTGCGGGACGCGCTCGCCGGGGCACGGCTGCTCGACTGGACCGACTCGCTGCCGGACGGCCTCGACACCCTGGTGGGCGAACACGGCGCCCGGCTCTCCGGCGGCCAGCGGCAGCGCCTCGCGCTGGCCCGCGCCCTCCTCGCCGACTTCCCCGTCCTCGTCCTCGACGAGCCCGCCGAGCACCTCGACATCGCCACCGCCGACGCCCTGACCGAGGACCTGCTCGACCTCACCCGGGGGCGTACCACCGTGCTCATCACCCACCGCCTGGCGGGCCTCGACGCGGTGGACGAGATCGTGGTGCTGGACGGTGGCCGGGTGGTCCAGCGCGGCGGCTACGCCGAGCTCGCCGCGGCGGACGGACCGCTGCGCCGGATGCTGGAGCGCGAACGCGAGGCCGACCTGCGCGCGGTCCGCCCGCCGGAGCCGGCCCGGATGGCCCGCGTCTGA
- the hisC gene encoding histidinol-phosphate transaminase: protein MSEKSPKLRSALDGVPAYVPGRAASQDGPVAFKLSSNENPYPPLPGVLESALAAASELNRYPDMSCAGLMDELADRFGVPLEHLATGTGSVGVAQQLLQATSGPGDEVIYAWRSFEAYPIITQISGATSVKVPLTDGDVHDLDAMADAVTDRTRLIFVCNPNNPTGTVVRRAELERFLDRVPSDVLVVLDEAYKEFVRDADVPDGLEIYRDRPNVAVLRTFSKAYGLAGLRVGFAVAHEPVAAALRKTAVPFGVSRIAQDAAIASLRAEDELLGRVGSLVVERNRVHQGLVAQGWTVPESQANFVWLRLGERTGDFAAFCERAGVVVRPFAGEGVRVTVGEDEANDLFLKAAEAFRAQL, encoded by the coding sequence GTGAGCGAGAAGAGCCCCAAGCTGCGTTCCGCGCTGGACGGTGTCCCCGCCTATGTGCCGGGCAGGGCGGCCTCCCAGGACGGGCCGGTCGCCTTCAAGCTGTCCTCCAACGAGAACCCCTATCCGCCGCTGCCCGGGGTGCTGGAATCCGCGCTCGCTGCGGCCTCGGAGCTCAACCGCTACCCGGACATGTCCTGCGCGGGCCTGATGGACGAGCTGGCCGACCGCTTCGGGGTGCCGCTGGAGCACCTCGCCACCGGCACCGGCTCGGTGGGCGTGGCGCAGCAGTTGCTTCAGGCCACGTCCGGCCCCGGCGACGAGGTGATCTACGCCTGGCGCTCCTTCGAGGCGTACCCGATCATCACGCAGATCAGTGGGGCGACCTCGGTGAAGGTGCCGCTGACCGACGGGGACGTGCACGACCTGGACGCGATGGCGGACGCCGTCACGGACCGGACGCGGCTGATTTTCGTCTGCAACCCCAACAATCCGACCGGGACGGTGGTGCGCCGGGCCGAACTGGAGCGGTTCCTCGACCGGGTGCCCTCCGACGTGCTGGTGGTGCTCGACGAGGCGTACAAGGAGTTCGTCCGTGACGCCGACGTGCCGGACGGCCTGGAGATCTACCGCGACCGCCCCAACGTCGCGGTGCTGCGCACCTTTTCGAAGGCGTACGGGTTGGCCGGACTGCGGGTCGGGTTCGCGGTGGCGCACGAGCCCGTGGCCGCGGCGCTGCGCAAGACGGCCGTGCCCTTCGGTGTGAGCCGGATCGCCCAGGACGCGGCGATCGCCTCGCTGCGGGCCGAGGACGAACTGCTGGGGCGGGTGGGCTCGCTGGTGGTCGAGCGGAACCGGGTGCACCAGGGGCTGGTCGCGCAGGGCTGGACGGTGCCGGAGAGCCAGGCCAACTTCGTCTGGCTGCGGCTCGGTGAGCGTACGGGCGACTTCGCCGCCTTCTGCGAGCGGGCCGGGGTGGTCGTGCGGCCGTTCGCCGGTGAGGGCGTACGGGTCACGGTCGGCGAGGACGAGGCCAACGACCTCTTCCTGAAGGCGGCGGAGGCGTTCCGCGCGCAGCTCTAG